The following are from one region of the Chanos chanos chromosome 10, fChaCha1.1, whole genome shotgun sequence genome:
- the LOC115823520 gene encoding gamma-crystallin M2-like produces the protein MWNLSSGDHGTECCNCSISQIIFYEDRNFQGRSYECSNDCTDLHSYFSRCNSIRVESGCFMIYERPNYMGHQYFIKRGEYPDYQRWMGFSSCIRSCRVIPAYRGSYRMRIYEKPDFSGHMMEFMDDCPCVSDRFHHRHVYSCNVMNGYWIFFEYPNYRGRQYFLRPGEYRRYRDWCATCAIVGSFRRVTEF, from the exons ATGTGGAATCTCTCCAGCGGAGACCATGG AACTGAATGTTGTAACTGCTCCATTTCACAGATTATCTTTTACGAGGACAGGAATTTTCAAGGTCGTAGTTATGAGTGCAGTAATGACTGCACAGACCTTCACTCTTACTTCAGCCGGTGTAACTCAATTCGGGTGGAGAGTGGATGTTTCATGATCTATGAGCGCCCAAATTATATGGGTCACCAGTACTTCATAAAAAGGGGTGAATATCCTGACTACCAAAGATGGATGGGTTTTAGTAGCTGTATCCGATCCTGCCGTGTCATTCCAGCA TACAGGGGTTCATACCGGATGAGGATCTATGAAAAGCCTGATTTCAGTGGTCACATGATGGAGTTTATGGATGACTGCCCATGTGTGTCTGACCGTTTTCACCACCGCCATGTTTACTCCTGTAATGTAATGAATGGTTACTGGATCTTCTTCGAGTATCCAAACTACAGGGGCAGGCAGTACTTCCTGAGGCCTGGGGAGTACCGGAGATATCGGGACTGGTGTGCCACCTGTGCCATCGTGGGCTCTTTCAGACGGGTCACTGAATTTTAG
- the LOC115822160 gene encoding gamma-crystallin M1: MGKITFYEDRNFQGRSYECMSDCSDIYSYLSRCSSCRVDSGCFMVYERPNYMGNQFFLRRGEYHDMQRLMSMGMMFDSIRSCRMIPHHRGSYRMRIYERENFGGQMYELMDDCDSIMDRYRMSECMSCNVMDGHWLMYEQPHYRGRMYYFRPGEYRSFRDMGFSNMRFMSMRRITDIC; encoded by the exons ATGGGCAAG ATCACCTTCTACGAGGACAGAAACTTCCAGGGTCGCTCATATGAGTGCATGAGTGACTGCTCAGATATTTACTCATACCTGAGCCGCTGCAGCTCCTGTAGGGTGGACAGTGGTTGCTTTATGGTCTATGAGCGCCCTAATTACATGGGCAACCAGTTCTTCCTGAGGAGGGGCGAGTACCATGACATGCAACGTTTGATGAGCATGGGCATGATGTTTGACTCCATCAGGTCCTGTCGCATGATTCCCCAC CACAGAGGATCCTACAGAATGAGGATCTACGAGAGGGAGAACTTTGGTGGTCAGATGTATGAGCTGATGGACGACTGTGACTCCATCATGGACCGTTATCGTATGTCTGAGTGCATGTCCTGCAATGTGATGGATGGTCACTGGCTCATGTACGAGCAGCcccactacagaggcaggatGTATTACTTCAGGCCTGGAGAGTACAGGAGCTTCAGGGACATGGGATTCAGCAACATGAGATTCATGAGTATGAGGCGCATCACTGACATCTGCTAA
- the c9h2orf80 gene encoding uncharacterized protein C2orf80: METRRLKRDVEALLGEYIGRRLRENNFDPMGKGSSTVLDELAHYDLAINVALWWLDKDDEQDLMETDLRGLGSPGDDQYPNRLEREAMILSSFAGMLLNKLPVKEILSLYSSKPSASYFHQHTKSAIVHPFSLSYHPFAMLHSFKAVDHSKRHTKKLKRWSSQHRKAGDTVDSVGCETVQSCSSSSHSTFTASGNSLKEQMEHDEGSQESLHSPR, translated from the exons ATGGAGACTAGACGATTGAAGCGAGATGTTGAGGCCTTGCT TGGGGAATACATTGGGCGGAGACTTAGGGAAAATAACTTTGATCCTATGGGGAAAGGATCCTCTACAGTGCTGGATGAGTTG GCGCATTATGATTTGGCCATAAATGTGGCCCTATGGTGGTTAGATAAAGATGATGAGCAGGATTTGATGGAGACTGATTTAAG AGGACTCGGCAGTCCAGGAGATGACCAGTACCCTAACAGACTGGAACGAGAGGCCATGATCCTCTCATCTTTTGCTGGCATGTTACTG AATAAGTTGCCTGTGAAGGAAATACTCTCGCTCTATAGCTCTAAGCCGTCAGCTTCCTATTTCCATCAGCACACAAAG AGCGCCATTGTTCACCCATTCTCACTGTCATATCACCCATTCGCCATGCTCCACTCATTCAAGGCTGTGGACCATTCTAAAAGACACA CCAAGAAGCTAAAGCGCTGGAGCAGTCAGCACAGGAAAGCTGGTGACACCGTAGACTCTGTGGGGTGTGAAACTGTCCAGTCCTGCTCCTCCTCATCCCACTCCACTTTCACT GCTAGTGGAAATTCCCTGAAAGAACAGATGGAGCATGATGAAGGCTCACAGGAATCTCTTCATAGCCCAAGATAA
- the LOC115822405 gene encoding gamma-crystallin M2-like gives MGKIIFYEDKNFGGRHHECMSDCADLHSLFNRCHSIRVESGCFMIYDRSNFMGHQHFLRRGDYSDYMRMMGMNDCVRSCRMIPMHRGTFRMRLYDRFDMGGQMTELMDDCPNIMDRFHMMDIQSCNVMDGHWLMYEQPNYRGRHYYLRPGEYRRYADWGGMSPRIGSIRRIMDL, from the exons ATGGGCAAG ATTATCTTCTACGAGGATAAGAACTTTGGTGGCCGTCACCATGAGTGCATGAGTGACTGTGCTGACCTGCACTCTCTCTTCAACCGTTGCCACTCCATCAGGGTGGAGAGCGGCTGTTTTATGATCTATGACCGTTCCAACTTCATGGGTCACCAGCATTTCTTAAGGAGGGGGGATTACTCTGACTACATGCGTATGATGGGGATGAATGACTGTGTCAGGTCTTGCCGTATGATTCCCATG CATCGTGGTACCTTCAGAATGAGGCTGTATGACCGTTTTGACATGGGTGGCCAGATGACGGAACTGATGGATGACTGCCCTAATATCATGGACCGTTTCCATATGATGGACATCCAATCCTGCAACGTGATGGATGGCCACTGGCTCATGTATGAGCAACCCAACTACAGGGGCAGACATTACTACCTGAGGCCTGGCGAGTACAGGAGATACGCTGACTGGGGTGGAATGAGCCCAAGGATCGGCTCCATCAGACGCATCATGGATCTCTAA
- the LOC115822444 gene encoding gamma-crystallin M2-like, producing MGKIIFYEDRNFQGRSYECSSDCADLHSHFSRCNSIQVESGHWMVYERPNFMGYQYFLPRGEYPDYQRWMGFNDCVRSCRMIPEHQGSYRMRIFERPDFAGQMLELTEDCPSLYDLFHYNDIHSCNVHDGYWIFYEHPHYRGRQYLLRPGEYRRYSDWGALSPRIGSIRRITYSS from the exons ATGGGAAAG ATTATCTTTTACGAGGACAGGAATTTCCAGGGTCGCTCTTATGAGTGCAGCAGTGACTGTGCAGACCTACATTCCCATTTTAGTCGCTGCAATTCCATTCAAGTAGAAAGTGGACACTGGATGGTGTATGAGCGCCCAAACTTTATGGGTTACCAGTACTTTCTCCCCAGAGGAGAATATCCTGACTACCAACGATGGATGGGATTCAATGATTGTGTCAGGTCCTGTCGCATGATTCCCGAA CATCAGGGATCATACAGAATGAGAATCTTTGAGCGCCCTGACTTTGCTGGTCAAATGTTGGAGTTAACTGAGGACTGTCCATCCCTCTATGATCTCTTCCACTACAATGACATCCACTCCTGCAATGTGCATGACGGATACTGGATCTTCTATGAGCACCCACATTACAGAGGTAGACAGTACCTCCTAAGGCCTGGCGAGTATAGGAGGTACAGCGACTGGGGTGCTTTGAGCCCAAGAATCGGTTCTATCAGACGCATTACTTACTCCAGCTGA
- the LOC115822915 gene encoding gamma-crystallin 2-like — protein sequence MGKIIFYEHKNFGGRHHECNGDCADLRSYFSCCNSIKVESGCFMIYEQSDYTGNQYFLKKGDYTEYHLWMGSNDSVCSCCAIPTSSFKIHLYERMEFGGQMMDLTEDCPCLMDRFHMNDIFSCKVMTGHWLFYERPNFRGRMYLIKPGEYKRFSEWGGINARVGSIKRILDY from the exons ATGGGGAag ATTATTTTCTATGAGCATAAGAACTTTGGAGGTCGCCATCATGAGTGCAACGGCGATTGTGCTGATCTGCGCTCCTACTTCAGTTGTTGTAACTCTATCAAGGTGGAGAGCGGCTGTTTCATGATTTATGAACAGTCTGACTACACGGGTAATCAGTACTTCTTGAAGAAAGGAGACTACACTGAATATCATCTCTGGATGGGCTCAAACGATTCTGTATGCTCCTGTTGCGCGATTCCCACG TCCTCCTTCAAAATCCACCTCTATGAGAGAATGGAGTTTGGAGGGCAAATGATGGACCTGACAGAAGACTGTCCCTGCCTCATGGATCGCTTCCACATGAATGACATCTTTTCCTGCAAGGTAATGACTGGACACTGGCTCTTCTATGAGCGACCAAATTTCAGAGGCAGGATGTACCTCATTAAGCCTGGAGAATACAAGAGATTCAGTGAATGGGGTGGCATTAATGCACGTGTAGGCTCCATCAAACGTATTTTGGATTACTAG